The DNA segment CCATTTTCATCTAATATAATCTTAGCTTCTGGAAAATCAAAATCTATACTCCCTCTCATCTCTTTCTTTTTCTTCAAAATCATTGCCAATTCTTGCATAAGTTTAAAATCTTCAACTAAATAATCATACTTTTTAATAAGTTTAGAATCATTCTTTTCAAGAATATCAGACACATCTGTATATGTCATTCTTTCCTTTGTCTTTATAACACTTTCACATATTTCATGGTCTACAACATTTCCTTTTTTGTCTATCTCCATAAATACAGATAAAGTTAATCTATCCACCTTAGGATTTAAACTACATATTCCATTTGAAAGTTTTTTAGGAAGCATAGGTATTACCCTATCAACTAAATAAACACTTGTACCTCTCTTTAAAGCTTCTTTATCTAAATGACTTCCTTCTTTTACATAATGAGTAACATCTGCAATATGAACACCTAATCTATAATTTCCATTATCTAACTTCTCAATTGATACTGCATCATCAAGGTCTTTAGCATCAGCTCCATCTATTGTAACAATGTTCATACCTCTTAAATCTCTTCTTTTAGCTATTTCTTCTTCCGATACAGTATCTGGAATACTTTCAGCTTCTTTTAAAACTTTTTTAGGAAATTCTTCTGGAAGATTATATTTTCTAATAATTGATACTATATCTGTGCCTACATCATCTTTATGTCCTAAAACTTCTATAACTTTTCCTTCAGGATTTCTTCTGGGTTCAGGCCATCTAGTTATTTGAACTACTACTTTATAATTGTCCTCTGCTCCATTAAATTCATTTTTAGGCACATATATATCAAAATTTATCCTTTTATCATCTGGTACTACAAAACCAAAATTCCTGCTACTCTCAAATGTACCAACAATCTTTTTATTTGCTCTTTCTAAAATTCTAATTATTTCACCTTCCGGTCTTTTTCCATTTCCACCCCTTCTAATTAGCCTGCATATCACTCTGTCATTATGCATTGCACCGTTTATATCACTCGCTGGTATAAATATATCATCTATATCCATATTATCAGGAATTACAAATCCAAATCCCTTTTGAGTACATTGAAGCCTTCCAACAGCAAGATTTATCCTTTCAGGTACTGCATATCTCTTCTTTTTAGTTTTAATTATTAAACCTTCCTTTTCCATATCATCTAAAAGGCTTAAAAAAATTCCCATTTCAATTGGCTGTATGTCAAATACTTTTGCTAATTCTATATCTAACATGGGATTATAAGCTTTTTCTCTCATAAATTCTATTATTTTTTCCTTCGTTATCAATTTAATCCCTCCACACTTTTTCTAAATATATCTAATAATATTTTACCCACAGATTTCAATAAAATACCACTTGTATTATATGTATTATATCATAAATATTAAAAAGGCATGATAAACTTTCTTAAAATATAAAAGCCTACTATCCATTTTAAAATGAATAGTAGGCTTTGCTTCTATCAAATTAGAAATTTAAAAATCCACCTATTTTATTAAATAATGGTGCAAATACTAATGAAACTATTGTCATAAGTTTTATTAAAATGTTTATAGATGGTCCTGAAGTATCTTTGAATGGGTCTCCAACTGTATCTCCAACAACCGCTGCTTTATGTGGCTCACTACCTTTACCGCCATGATGACCTTCTTCTATATACTTCTTAGCATTATCCCAAGCACCACCAGCATTAGCCATAAATATAGCCATTAAAACTCCAGTAACTAATGCACCAGCTAACAATCCTCCTAATGCCTCTTTACCAAGAACTAATCCTGTAACTATAGGTGCTAATACTGCCATTATACCAGGAATAAGCATTTCTTTTAATGCTGCTGCAGTACTGATGTCAACACATTTAGCATATTCTGGCTTACTTTTACCTTCCATAATACCTGGAATTTCTCTAAATTGTCTTCTAACTTCTTCAATCATTTGATTTGCAGCTTTACCAACAGATTCCATTGTCATAGCTGAGAATAAGAATGGAAGCATACCGCCTATTAATAAACCAACCACAACAACTGGATTTAATAAATCAATTTTGCTTAATTTAGCAACTTCTGAATATGAAGCAAATAAAGCTAATGCAGTTAATGCTGCTGAACCAATAGCAAATCCCTTACCTATAGCAGCTGTTGTATTACCAACTGCATCAAGTTTATCAGTTATTTTTCTAACCTTGCCAGGAAGTTCGCACATTTCTGCTATACCACCAGCATTATCAGCAATAGGTCCATATGCATCAACTGCTACAGTCATACCAGCTGTTGAAAGCATACCTACTGCTGCAAGTGCAATACCATATAATCCCATAAACTTATATGAAATAAGTATGCCTAAAGCTATGCACAACATTGGATAAGCTGTTGAAAGCATACCTACTGCTAAACCACTTATAATATTTGTAGCTGCACCTGTTTCTGATTGTCTTGCAATTTTTTTAACTGAAGCATAATCTCCTGAAGTATACATTTCTGTAAGTTGTCCAATTATCAATCCAACTATCAAACCTGAAGTTATTGCCCAAAATGCATTTAAACTATTAAACATCATTCTGCTTAAGAAAAATGCAGATATAATTACTATAATACCACTTACATATGTACCAAGTTTTAAAGCTTTATGCGGGTCAGAATTTTCATCACCTTTAACAAACATTGAACCAATAATAGATGCTATAATTCCAAGAGATGCTAATGCTAATGGAAAAGCTGCTCCATTAACTCCAAATGCAATCATACCAAGAGTAATTGCAGAAATGATTGAACCAACATAAGATTCGAAAAGGTCTGCACCCATACCTGCAACGTCACCAACATTATCTCCAACATTATCTGCTATAACAGCTGGATTTCTTGGATCGTCTTCAGGTATTCCAGCTTCTACCTTACCAACTAAATCTGCTCCTACGTCTGCCGCTTTAGTATAGATACCTCCACCAACACGTCCAAACAATGCAATTGAAGAAGCACCTAAACCAAAACCTGTAATAATTGAAGGCTTACCAATTAGTAAATATAATCCTCCAACTCCAAGAAGTCCTAAACCAACAACAGACATACCCATAACAGCTCCACCAGAAAATGCAACTGAAAGAGCTTTATTCATGCCAAATTCCTTAGCAGCATTAGCAGTTCTAACATTTGCTTTAGTTGCAACTCTCATTCCAAAGAAACCTGCCAAAGCTGAAAAAGATGCACCTATTAAGAAACAAACAGCTGTCAACCAATCAATTCCAAATCCAACAGCTAAAAATACTATTAGTGCAAATATAGCCAATGACTTATATTCTCTAGTCAAAAATGCCATAGCTCCTTCTTGGATATAAGATGAAATTTCTTTCATCCTATCTGTGCCAACATCTACTTTATTAATTTTAGAAGTTAGCATAAAAGCAAATAGCAAAGCTATTACTCCTATGATTGGGGCTAAAACAAAAAAGTTCATTTAACTGTCCTCCTCACTAATCTATTTTTTAACTAACCTTGTAAATAAACTAATATTAAAGAACAAATAATAAAAAATGTAGCTCCTAATTTTGTAACTCTTGCTAGTAATGCATCATAACCTCTAGCTTTCTGCTTTCCAAAGAGCTGTTCTGCTCCACCAGCTATAGAACCAGATAAACCAGCACTTTTACCTGATTGTAATAATATACTAACTATTAAAATCAAACTAGATATTACTTGTAATATCATAAATAAAGTCTTCAAACACTCCACCTCCTATCCTTAATCAACAAACATATTTTAACATAGGCTTTTAGTAAAATCAATAAATTTTAACAATCGTAAAGTAAAAACCTTTTCTTAAAGAATTTAATAAGAGGGCAGGCTATTAAAACCTTCCCTCTTATTATTATTGCTAAATTTTAGTAATATATACTCTTATTATTTATTTATATTGTAGAAAGCACTTCTTTGTGGATAAACAGCTGTATTATCTAACATTTCTTCTATTCTCAATAACTGATTGTATTTAGCAACTCTATCTGTTCTTGATGGAGCTCCAGTTTTAATCTGTCCAGCATTTACAGCTACAACAAGGTCTGCAATAGTTGCATCTTCAGTTTCACCTGATCTATGAGAAATAACTGCTGTATAACCTGCTCTTTTAGCCATCTCTATAGCATCAAGTGTTTCAGTCAATGTACCTATTTGATTTAATTTGATAAGAATTGAATTAGCTGTATTATTTTTAATACCTTTGCTTAATCTTTCTGTATTTGTAACGAATAAATCATCTCCAACAAGTTGAATTTTATCTCCTAATTTTTCAGTTAATAATTTCCAACCTTCCCAATCTTCTTCACTTAAACCATCTTCAATTGAAATAATAGGATACTTTTCTACCAATTTGCTGTAAAAATCTACCATTTCTTCAGCAGTCTTTACAAGTCCTTCTCCCTTTAATTCATACTTATTTTCTTTTTCATTGTAAATTTCAGTTGCAGCAACGTCTAAAGCAAGCATAATATCTTTTCCTGGCTCATATCCTGCTTTTTTGATAGCTTCTATAATTACTTCTAATGCTTCCTCATTTGAAGTTAAGTTTGGTGCAAAACCACCTTCATCACCTACAGAAGTATTAAGTCCTTTGTCTTTTAATACTTTCTTTAAATTGTGGAATACTTCTGCTCCCATTCTCAAAGCTTCTCTAAAGCTTTCTGCTCCAACAGGCATAATCATAAACTCTTGAATATCAACATTGTTGTCAGCATGTTTTCCACCATTAAGAATATTCATCATAGGTACAGGTAAAACTTTTGCATTAGTTCCGCCTATATATTGATATAAAGGCATACCTAATGATTCTGCTGCTGCCTTTGCTACTGCTAAAGAAACTCCTAAAATAGCATTAGCACCTAATTTACCTTTGTTTTCAGTTCCATCTAATTCTATCATTAATTTATCTATTGCAACTTGATCTAAAGCATCCATTCCTATTATCTCTGGAGCAATAACTTCATTTACATTGTTAACTGCTTTTTGTACACCTTTTCCTAAAAATCTTTCTTTTTCTCCATCTCTAAGCTCAACAGCTTCAAAAGCTCCTGTTGAAGCTCCAGAAGGAACTGCAGCTCTACCTACAGAACCATCTTCTAAATAAACTTCTACTTCTACAGTTGGATTTCCTCTTGAATCTAAAATTTCTCTTCCTAAAACTCCTATAATTGTTGACATAGTTTTTAACCTCCTATGTATAAATTAATTTAAATTTAAATATAAACTATGATTATTCTTATTTTAAATCAATAGCTACTAATTTTTTAGCTATCAAAATAACTAAAACAATATATTATATTAAAATTATATGCATATTAAAAATTAACTATTTGTGCAAAACTTTCAGCTTTAAGACTTGCACCACCAACTAAAGCTCCATCGATATCTTCCATATTCATAATATCTTCAACATTATTAGGTTTAACACTTCCACCATATTGAATTCTTATTTCCTCGGAAATATCTTCACCGTAAAGTTCTTTAATAGTTTCTCTAATAAATGCAATTACTTTATTTGCATCTTCTGGTGATGCAGTTAAACCTGTACCAATAGCCCAAATAGGTTCATATGCAATAACTATTTCTTTTGCCAATTCTCTGTCTACATCTTTAAAAGCTGCTAGCACTTGTTTTTTTACTACTTCTTCTGTCTTTTCTGCTTTTCTTTCATCCAAAGTTTCTCCTACACATAATATAGGTTTAATATCATGAGCTAGAGCAGATTTAACCTTCTTATTTACTATTTCATCTGTTTCTGAAAAATACTGTCTTCTTTCAGAGTGTCCAATAATACAATAATCTATATTTAAATCTTTAAGCATAATAGGAGAAATTTCACCAGTAAATGCACCTTTTTCTTCCCAATGCATATTTTGTGCACCTATCTTAATTTTAGTACCATTTGTAATTTCTTTTAATGTATTAAGTAATGTAAATGGAGGACAAATAACTACTTCAACATCTGTTCCTTCTATCTTACCTTTAAATTCTTCAACAAATTCCTTTGCTTCGCTAACAGTCATATGCATCTTCCAGTTAGCTGCAATAATAGGTACTCTCATATTCTCACCCCAATTTATTATTTTTCAAGACAAGCTATACCCGGTAAAGTTTTACCTTCTAAGTATTCTAGTGAAGCTCCGCCACCAGTTGAAATATGTGTGAATTTATCTGCATAACCTAACTGCATTGCAGCAGCCGCACTATCTCCACCACCTATAATAGTAGTAGCATTCTCTAATTTTGCAATAGCTTCACAAATACCCATAGTTCCTTTTGCAAAGTTCTCCATTTCAAATACTCCCATAGGTCCATTCCATACTACAGTTTTAGCATCTTTTAATTCTTTTGTAAATAATTCAACTGTAGCAGGTCCTATATCAAGACCCATCTCATCATCAGCTATTTCATCAACTGAAACAACTCTAAATTCTGTATCATTTTTAAATTCTTTTGCTGCTACAGTATCAACTGGCAGTATTAATTTATCTCCAGCTTTTTCTATTAAAGATTTAGCAAGCTCTACTTTATCATCTTCAACAAGAGATTTTCCTATATTCTTCCCTAATGCCTTTAAGAAAGTAAACATCATTCCTCCACCAACTAATATCTTGTCAGCTTTTTCAATTAAATTCTCTATTACTCCAATTTTATCTGATACTTTAGCTCCACCTAATATAGCTACTAAAGGTCTTTCTGGATTATCAACTGCTCCACCAATAAACTTAACTTCTTTTTCAATTAAAAATCCTGCAGCTGAAGGAAGATGTTGTGCTATACCAACATTTGAAGCATGATTTCTATGAGCAGTACCAAAAGCATCATTTATAAATACATCTCCAAGTGAAGCCCAATATTTCCCTAATTCAGGGTCATTCTTTGTTTCGCCTTTTTCAAATCTTGTATTTTCAAAAAGCAGTACTTCTCCTTCTTTTAAATTAGCTATAGCATTTTCAAGCTTTTCTCCTCTTGTTGCAGGTACAAATAATACTTCTTTGCCTAAAAGCTGTGAAAGTCTTTCTGCTACTGGCTTAAGAGTCTTAGTCTTTTTATCTTCTTCTGTCTTTACTTTACCAAGATGTGAGAATAATATTACTTTTCCGCCCTGCTCTATAACATATTTAATAGTTGGAAGTGCCGCAACTATTCTGTTATCATTTGTTATTTTTCCATCTTTCATAGGAACATTAAAATCAACACGAATTAAAACTCTTTTACCTTTTAAATCAAGGTCTTTTATAGTCTTTATCATACTATATACCTCCTGTACTATACCTCGATAAATATCTTTAAAAATAGCGGAACTTTTGTTCCGCTATTTTATTATGTATTAATAAATAACAACTAATATTACTTATTCATTAACTCAGCAAAATATTTAGCTGTTCTTACTAATTGAGCTGTATAAGACATTTCATTATCATACCAAGCAACTACTTTAACCATTTGTTTTCCATCTACTTCTAATACTTTTGTACAACCAGCATCAAATAATGATGCATACTGCATACCAATAATATCTGAAGAAACTATTGGTTCTTCTGTATATCCTAATGTCTCATTAGCAGCTGCTTTCATTGCAGCATTAATTTCTTCTACAGTTACATTTTTTGCTAATTCAACTGTTAAATCTACTAATGAACCAGTCATAGTAGGAACTCTCATCGCTCCACCATCTAATTTACCATTTAATTCTGGAAGTACTTTTCCTACTGCTACAGCTGCACCTGTTGTTGTAGGAACAATATTTTGAGCTGCTGCTCTAGCTCTTCTTAAATCTTTATGAGGAGCATCTAACAATCTTTGGTCATTTGTATAAGCATGTACAGTAGTCATTAATCCCTTAACTACACCAAAGTTATCATGTAAAACTTTAACAACTGGTGCTAAACAGTTAGTTGTACAAGAAGCTCCAGAAATTATAGTTTCACTACCATCTAAAATTTCATGATTTACATTGTAAACAATAGTTTTAATATCGCCCTTTGCTGGTGCTGAAATAATAACTTTTTTAGCTCCTGCCTTAATATGTTTTTCAGCTTTTTCTTTTGTTCTAAATAAACCTGTTGATTCAATTACAACATCTACATCTAATTCGCCCCAAGGTAAGTTTTCAGGGTCTCTTTCTGCATAGATTTTAATTTCCTTACCATCTACTACAATAGCTCCTTCTTTAGCCTCAATTGAATCTACCTTATATTTTCCTTGTGCTGTATCATATTTTAATAGTTGAGCTAAAGTTTCAGCATCTGTTAAATCATTTAGTGCTACAATTTCAAATTCAGGACTATCAAACATTAGTCTAAAAGCTAATCTCCCTATTCTTCCAAAACCATTAATTGCAACTTTAACACTCATTTTTTACATCCTCCTTATATTTTAATATTATTTTTTTAGCAACTCTTTCATCTGTAACTAAAACTAACTCTTTATTGAGTTTACTTATAGATATGATGGCTTCAGTTTTTTCTTCGCCACCAGCTACAGCTATAACGTGTTTTAATTTTTTAAACTGTTCAAGATTTATACCTATTGTACTTATTTCATGTACTATCTTTCCTTGTTCATTAAAATAATAACCAAAAGCTTCTGACACTGCTCCTTTTTCTAATAAATACCTTACTTCATCTTCTCCCAGTCCTCTTCTCCTTGCCATTTTATCTGCTCTTCCTATTCCAAATATCAATACATCAATTTTAGGTATTAGTTCAATTATTTCTTTTATAGATGGTTCATTTTTAAGGCTTTGAATAGCATTTTCAGAAAGAGAATCAGGAGTATATAAAGTTTTATAATTACAACCTAATTTATCTGATAACTTTTGAACTAATGTATTTGCTTGATATTGAACTTCTTTTCCAACTCCACCTCTAGCTGGAATAACTATAACATTATGAAAATTTTGCTTCGGTGCTTTAAATTCTTCTATTACATGATACATTGTAGTACCACCTGTAACTCCTATCACAGAACCGTCTTTTAAAATTTCATTCAAATAATTTGATACTGCATCTCCCAAAAGTTTTAAAACTAATTTTTTATCACCTATAGTATCTGATACTACAAATACTCTTTTAATCCCCAATATTTCTTTTACCTTACTTTCTATCTTCTTTAACCCCTTTAACTCTTTAAATATATATTTTAAATTCTCTATTGTATCTTTACCCTTTTTTGTAATATTCATACCTTCAGAAGTAATTTCTATTAAACCCTGTTCCTTTAAAATATTTGCTTCTGTTCTAATGTTTCTTTCACTTAATCCCATTTTATTAGATAAATTTCTTCTACCAATTGGTTCCAAAAGACTTATTATTTCCAACATATTATATCTTTTTTCTATAATTTCAATATAATCGGGTAAAATATTTTTAATCATATTAAGTATATATATCATAGATGATTTTTCATTATCCACATCTCTTTTTTCATATGCCAAGTTAACACTCCTATCTTCACAGTAAGACATGGTCGATATTAGTCCATATGTGCACTTTGTGTCCCGCTTCTGTAAAAAAATATATTTTACATATAAATATTAGCATATTTAAACCATATTTATCAACCTATTTTTTTTAAATCTCTTAAATTTTAAATGCTTATTTAAATTAAAATATAAAATTAATATCTTTTTCTCTTTGATGATGAAGGAATCTTCATCTCATCTCTATACTTAGCTACAGTTCTCCTAGATATTTTAATACCTATTTTGTTTAGTTCATTAGAAATAGCTTGATCACTTAATGGCTTCTTTGAATCTTCACCGTCAATTAATTCTTTTATTATAGATTTTATACTTTCTGCAGACATGCCATCTCCATAGTTATTAGAAACTCCACTTTGAAAAAAGTATTTTAATTCAAATATTCCTCTAGGACATTGCAAATATTTTCCATTAACAGCTCTACTAACTGTTGATTCATGCATACCTATCTCATCTGCAATTTCTCTTAATGTTAATGGTTTAAGATAAATTGTTCCTTTATCAAAAAATTCTTTTTGATAATTTACTATAGCTTTAACAACTTTATAAATTGTATTTCTCCTCTGCTGTATGCTTTTAATGATTTTTATAGCTGAATTCAGTTTTCTATTTATATAAGAAGAAGTATTATTACCTATTTCACTATTTAATAAAAGTTTTCTATAATAGTTATTTATTGTCAGTTTAGGTGCCGTTATATCATTAACTACAATTATATACTCATTATCTATTTTTTCCACAATAACATCTGGAGTAATATATTTTACATCTCTTAAACTACTAAAAGTTCTTCCGGGCTTTGGTTCTAAAGTTTTTATAAAATCTACTGCTTTTTGTACTTCATGAGGTGAAATATTTAATTTTTTTGATATATAGTTTATTTTATTGCTTGCAAGCTCATCTAAAAAGTCAGATACTATTTTATATATAATTTTATCTTTTATACCTTTATTTTCTAACTGTATTAAAAGACACTCTCTTAAGTTTCTAGCCCCTACTCCAACAGGTTCAAACGTTTGAATTATCTTTATAATATTTTCTACTTCATCTTCTGATAATCTATATCTCATCATAATTTCTTTGTTATCTAATCTTAAATAACCATTAGTATCAATATTTTCAATAATGTATTCAGCAGCTAATTTTTTTTCACCTTTAAGCAGTGTAAACTGTAATTGAAACAATAGGTGGTCTGTAAGTGTAGTTTCATTAGACACAAAATTATCAAAAGAAACTTCTTCTCTTTCTTCATAATCCACATTTTTATTATAATAACTGAAATTTTCACTGTATTTAAAGTATTCTTTCCAATCTATTAAATCACTATTCTTTATTTCACTTTTGTCTTGAGGAACTTCAAGAATAGGATTATTTAATAATTCTTCTTGAATAAACTGATTTAATTCAACTGAATTATACTGCAGTATTTCAATAGCTTGTTTTAATTCTGGAGTCATTATAAGTTTTTGAGTCTGTACTAAATTTAAGCCATATGACATCCTCATAAGCAAACCACCTTGTCTAATCAATTTTTATACATTAAGTATCTATTAACCAATTATATTATACCAAAAAAACGTTTACACTTAAAATGTCTAAATATTAAAAAACAAGTCAAGTCTTTACTTTATGACCTGACTTGCTTTTTCTCTATCTTTCTCCCTTTTCATAAGGTTTTCCAACTGCTCTAGGTGCTACAGATTTTCCTGAAAATAAAACTAAAGCAATTATAGTTAAAATATATGGAAATGCCCAGAAAAATTCTTGTGGCAGTTTACTCAAAAATGGTATTTGATAAGCTATTATACCAAGTGCTTGAGAAAATCCAAAGAATAAACCTGCTCCCAATACTCCTATAGGATGCCATTTACCAAATATTAAAGCTGCCAAAGCTATAAAACCAGTTCCATGTATTGTTGCATAAGTATATTGAATATCTTGAGTTAGTACCATTATAGCTCCACCAAGTCCTGCAAACATACCTGATAATATTACTCCTATATATCTCATTTTGTAAACGTTTATACCCATTGAATCTGCTGCTCCGGGATGTTCCCCAACAGCTCTAAACCTTAATCCAAAAGGTGTTTTATAGACAACATACCAAACTACAAATACAATTGCAATAACTAGATATGATGTTATATGAATTCTACTAAAAAACATATCTCCCAAAACAGGTATATTAGAAAGTCCAGCAATATTTTGTTTTTTTATGCCATATAGAAAAGCTTTTGTTCTCTGCTGATGAAATATAATCTGAGCTAAATATATTGTTATACCTCCAGCTAACAAGTTTATTGCTGTACCACTTATTACCTGATCTGCTCTTAAATTTATGCTTACATATGCATGAATTATTGACACCAATCCCCCAGCTATTATACCAATTAATATTCCTATCCAAGGACTTATAGCTCCTAAAGAACCTTCTATCAGCACAGTAGCTGTAGCTGCTGCAAAAGCTCCTATCATCATAAGCCCTTCAAGTCCTATATTTACAACCCCAGACCTTTCACTGAAAAGTCCACCAAGCGAGGCAGAAATAATAGGTGCTGCAGAAGTTAAAGTCATTGGTATTAATATGCTGATAAACTTCATAAAGTTAAAATCCATATTATTTCTCCTCCTTTCCTAAACGAAGCAAGAACATTTTTATACCGTAATTCATTGCTGCAAATAATACTATAAACGCCATGATAATATTTGCTATTTCCTTTGGAACAGCAGCAAGAGCCATAGCACTTGAACCTGCTTTTAATGCACCAAATAGAAATGCTGATATTACTATTCCAAGTCCTGAATTATTGCCAAGTAGTGCAACTGCTATTCCATCAAAGCCATATCCTTCAAATCCTCCAATTACTCTGGCATAGTCGAATGTTCCTATTGAAATCATAGCTCCTGCAAGTCCTGCAAAAGCACCTGAAATCATCATTGAAAGAACTATATTCCTATTTACTTTCATTCCAGCATATTCTGAAGCATGAGGATTAAAACCAACTGCTCTAAGCTCATATCCGAAAGTTGTCTTTTCAATTATATACCAAAATGCCAAAGCTGCTATAAAAGCTACAACAAAACCCCAATGCAGTCTTGAATGACTTGTCAACTTAGATAAAAATTCACTACTTAAACTTGCTGTCGAATTAATGTTTACAGTCCTCGTATTAGTACTTCCAGGTAAAATTTTAATACCATAATTAACTAAATGAAGTGCCGTATAATTAAGCATTATTGTAACAACTACTTCATGTACTTTAAACTTAGCCTTCAAAATACCGGGTATAAATGCCCATAAAGCTCCTACTACTGCTGCTGCTAATAACGCCAATGGAAGATGAATAATTTTAGGCATTTTAACTAATATACCAACAGCTACTGCTGCTAAAGAACCCATTATAAGCTGACCTTCAGCACCGATATTAAAAAGTCCAGTTCTAAATCCAAAAGCTACTGCTAATCCTGTAAACATAAGTGGAGTCGAAACAACTATCCATTCTCCAAACTTTCTTGGATTACCCAATACACCTTTGACAAGTGCTCTGTAGCCATCTAAAGGATTTATACCTGTAAAAATCATGATTATAGCTCCTGCTAAAAAACCAAATAAAACTGAAAGAATTGGTACTAAAAATTTATGGTTCCTTTCATTAGTCAGAAATTTCTTCATTATCTATCACCTTCTTTCTTATCTTCAGATGAACCA comes from the Caminicella sporogenes DSM 14501 genome and includes:
- the gap gene encoding type I glyceraldehyde-3-phosphate dehydrogenase, whose protein sequence is MSVKVAINGFGRIGRLAFRLMFDSPEFEIVALNDLTDAETLAQLLKYDTAQGKYKVDSIEAKEGAIVVDGKEIKIYAERDPENLPWGELDVDVVIESTGLFRTKEKAEKHIKAGAKKVIISAPAKGDIKTIVYNVNHEILDGSETIISGASCTTNCLAPVVKVLHDNFGVVKGLMTTVHAYTNDQRLLDAPHKDLRRARAAAQNIVPTTTGAAVAVGKVLPELNGKLDGGAMRVPTMTGSLVDLTVELAKNVTVEEINAAMKAAANETLGYTEEPIVSSDIIGMQYASLFDAGCTKVLEVDGKQMVKVVAWYDNEMSYTAQLVRTAKYFAELMNK
- a CDS encoding ABC transporter permease, which gives rise to MDFNFMKFISILIPMTLTSAAPIISASLGGLFSERSGVVNIGLEGLMMIGAFAAATATVLIEGSLGAISPWIGILIGIIAGGLVSIIHAYVSINLRADQVISGTAINLLAGGITIYLAQIIFHQQRTKAFLYGIKKQNIAGLSNIPVLGDMFFSRIHITSYLVIAIVFVVWYVVYKTPFGLRFRAVGEHPGAADSMGINVYKMRYIGVILSGMFAGLGGAIMVLTQDIQYTYATIHGTGFIALAALIFGKWHPIGVLGAGLFFGFSQALGIIAYQIPFLSKLPQEFFWAFPYILTIIALVLFSGKSVAPRAVGKPYEKGER
- a CDS encoding ABC transporter permease, which translates into the protein MKKFLTNERNHKFLVPILSVLFGFLAGAIIMIFTGINPLDGYRALVKGVLGNPRKFGEWIVVSTPLMFTGLAVAFGFRTGLFNIGAEGQLIMGSLAAVAVGILVKMPKIIHLPLALLAAAVVGALWAFIPGILKAKFKVHEVVVTIMLNYTALHLVNYGIKILPGSTNTRTVNINSTASLSSEFLSKLTSHSRLHWGFVVAFIAALAFWYIIEKTTFGYELRAVGFNPHASEYAGMKVNRNIVLSMMISGAFAGLAGAMISIGTFDYARVIGGFEGYGFDGIAVALLGNNSGLGIVISAFLFGALKAGSSAMALAAVPKEIANIIMAFIVLFAAMNYGIKMFLLRLGKEEK
- the rpoN gene encoding RNA polymerase factor sigma-54, which gives rise to MRMSYGLNLVQTQKLIMTPELKQAIEILQYNSVELNQFIQEELLNNPILEVPQDKSEIKNSDLIDWKEYFKYSENFSYYNKNVDYEEREEVSFDNFVSNETTLTDHLLFQLQFTLLKGEKKLAAEYIIENIDTNGYLRLDNKEIMMRYRLSEDEVENIIKIIQTFEPVGVGARNLRECLLIQLENKGIKDKIIYKIVSDFLDELASNKINYISKKLNISPHEVQKAVDFIKTLEPKPGRTFSSLRDVKYITPDVIVEKIDNEYIIVVNDITAPKLTINNYYRKLLLNSEIGNNTSSYINRKLNSAIKIIKSIQQRRNTIYKVVKAIVNYQKEFFDKGTIYLKPLTLREIADEIGMHESTVSRAVNGKYLQCPRGIFELKYFFQSGVSNNYGDGMSAESIKSIIKELIDGEDSKKPLSDQAISNELNKIGIKISRRTVAKYRDEMKIPSSSKRKRY
- a CDS encoding sugar-binding transcriptional regulator, coding for MAYEKRDVDNEKSSMIYILNMIKNILPDYIEIIEKRYNMLEIISLLEPIGRRNLSNKMGLSERNIRTEANILKEQGLIEITSEGMNITKKGKDTIENLKYIFKELKGLKKIESKVKEILGIKRVFVVSDTIGDKKLVLKLLGDAVSNYLNEILKDGSVIGVTGGTTMYHVIEEFKAPKQNFHNVIVIPARGGVGKEVQYQANTLVQKLSDKLGCNYKTLYTPDSLSENAIQSLKNEPSIKEIIELIPKIDVLIFGIGRADKMARRRGLGEDEVRYLLEKGAVSEAFGYYFNEQGKIVHEISTIGINLEQFKKLKHVIAVAGGEEKTEAIISISKLNKELVLVTDERVAKKIILKYKEDVKNEC